A window of the [Chlorobium] sp. 445 genome harbors these coding sequences:
- the rbfA gene encoding ribosome-binding factor A has translation MSLRTERVAELLQRELSTIFQKELPRNGVLTTIQGVKISPDLSIAHVYISVLGSKEMAQSVLAHIRKESKFFRKELSSRIRNQFRRMPELEFHLDEVAEKAARLESLIREANQGTNKPIV, from the coding sequence ATGTCGCTTAGAACGGAACGAGTCGCTGAGCTGCTGCAACGCGAACTGAGCACCATCTTTCAGAAAGAGCTCCCACGCAATGGTGTCCTTACAACTATTCAAGGTGTGAAAATCTCACCGGACTTGAGCATTGCGCATGTCTATATTTCAGTGCTTGGCAGTAAAGAAATGGCGCAATCAGTCTTGGCACATATCCGCAAGGAAAGCAAGTTTTTCCGCAAAGAATTGTCATCGCGCATTCGCAACCAGTTTCGTCGCATGCCTGAATTGGAATTTCACTTAGATGAAGTTGCCGAAAAAGCAGCTCGCTTGGAGAGCCTTATCAGAGAAGCTAACCAAGGCACAAATAAACCCATCGTGTAG